From a single Drosophila sulfurigaster albostrigata strain 15112-1811.04 chromosome 3, ASM2355843v2, whole genome shotgun sequence genomic region:
- the LOC133846302 gene encoding uncharacterized protein LOC133846302 isoform X1 — protein sequence MHIQRLAILLLMVTAAQANAIQKSIQHPKEIKQQVQPEQTKISNEVPVLVEQGNSIVKQELPISQTVSSAARPQKLNPKPQSNLISEETAPVERKPTNTAIKTEQPAAKVPEKQPNVSVKDEVGVLPSVAEKAAPVERKPTNTAIKTAQPAVKEQEKQPNVNAKDQHKLPNNIPVAPAGTVGALPPVASVPLTDVVASSVAAKLPVVPAAPVAVKAPDAPKANAAAAIHEQPAAPVVVKTSAALNSHVAPAVPKQQLTNAIPKLEVMVAVAPEAPTSLVVDAAPVALKVDDASIIPVVEEQKKLNNVFSKGQASHVASGVTAGLVAKEQQKLPSVISSKLASPVVFVSKDQQKDSSVVPTQVAKETLTHDKHEEQLVLKGEQKQIQGEKFENTDQKVVSQTGAEARVGFLDSFYIIDDSTLSNDSDSNTSNDTSSSTHKHTHTHEHIYYKPALFPLPPPPFVSFVSDSASSSSNGYGNKYGNSNKYTNTSDNTNYYYNKYGSSSSGNKYGSSSSGSKPGYFPLPLLPIPFWKPGSVFSSNEKYNTTSSSDDPFYNYKPNYFEIPSFYINEKRAHEDAGSFGNQQGLVLIGHIFLHIKPQSGNGQTADFSSGNTASNSLLDNDKTKPTTGNVVKDDSSAKIEEPLHNSQLLLQPLVYPTNNENSEGNTNPLPNQINEIYRSLHLVHPTTQQRSQSPDVSEEGAVLFAVEIPKPIYRFFKSVFGVFSY from the exons ATG CATATTCAACGCCTTGCGATTCTTCTGCTGATGGTAACTGCTGCCCAGGCGAATGCCATTCAAAAATCCATACAACATCCCAAAGAAATAAAGCAGCAAGTGCAGCCGGAGCAGACGAAAATTTCCAATGAAGTGCCAGTTCTTGTTGAGCAAGGCAATTCTATTGTCAAACAGGAGTTGCCAATATCCCAGACAGTCTCTTCTGCTGCTAGACCCCAAAAGCTGAATCCTAAGCCGCAATCCAATTTGATCTCAGAAGAAACGGCGCCAGTTGAACGGAAACCTACTAATACGGCTATCAAGACTGAACAGCCTGCTGCCAAGGTACCAGAGAAGCAACCCAATGTCAGTGTTAAGGATGAAGTTGGAGTCCTTCCATCTGTAGCAGAAAAAGCTGCGCCAGTTGAGCGGAAACCTACTAATACGGCTATTAAGACTGCACAGCCTGCTGTCAAGGAACAAGAGAAACAGCCAAATGTTAATGCTAAGGATCAGCACAAACTACCTAATAATATTCCTGTAGCACCTGCTGGTACAGTTGGAGCTTTGCCACCTGTAGCTTCTGTGCCTCTTACAGATGTTGTGGCATCTTCTGTCGCAGCAAAGCTTCCTGTGGTACCTGCAGCTCCTGTTGCAGTTAAAGCTCCAGATGCACCTAAAGCCAATGCGGCTGCGGCTATTCATGAACAGCCTGCAGCTCCTGTTGTAGTTAAAACTTCGGCAGCACTTAATTCCCATGTCGCTCCGGCTGTTCCTAAACAGCAACTCACCAATGCGATTCCAAAACTAGAGGTTATGGTTGCAGTGGCACCTGAAGCTCCTACCTCTCTAGTTGTTGATGCAGCTCCTGTAGCTCTCAAGGTTGATGACGCTTCTATCATTCCTGTAGTCGAGGAACAGAAGAAGCTCAATAATGTGTTTTCCAAAGGACAAGCCTCACATGTAGCTTCTGGTGTTACTGCAGGACTCGTGGCTAAGGAACAGCAGAAGTTACCCAGCGTGATTTCGAGCAAACTAGCCTCTCCTGTAGTTTTCGTTTCCAAGGACCAGCAGAAAGATTCCAGTGTTGTACCCACGCAAGTTGCGAAGGAAACCTTGACGCACGATAAGCACGAGGAACAGCTTGTATTGAAAGGCGAGCAAAAGCAGATTCAGGGTGAAAAGTTTGAAAATACTGACCAAAAAGTGGTGAGTCAAACTGGAGCTGAGGCACGTGTTGGCTTCCTCGACTCCTTCTACATTATTGACGATAGTACGCTCAGCAATGACAGCGATTCAAATACAAGCAATGATACTTCTTCATCAACGCACAAGCATACGCATACACATGAACATATCTACTATAAACCAGCGTTATTCCCGCTCCCACCGCCGCCTTTTGTTAGCTTTGTTTCAGATTCGGCCAGCTCGTCATCAAATGGTTATGGCAACAAGTACGGAAACAGCAATAAGTACACCAACACTAGCGATAATACTAATTATTACTACAACAAATATGGCTCCTCATCTTCTGGCAACAAATACGGCTCCTCATCTTCTGGCAGCAAGCCAGGCTATTTTCCACTGCCACTGCTCCCCATTCCCTTTTGGAAACCTGGCAGTGTCTTCTCGTCAAATGAAAAGTATAATACCACTAGCAGTTCGGATGATCCATTCTACAACTATAAGCCAAATTACTTCGAGATTCCTTCATTCTACATTAACGAAAAGCGCGCTCACGAGGATGCGGGATCTTTTGGCAACCAGCAAGGTCTCGTGCTGATTGGCCATATCTTCCTACATATAAAACCCCAGAGTGGCAATGGACAAACAGCCGATTTCAGCTCCGGTAACACTGCATCCAATTCACTCTTGGACAATGACAAAACCAAGCCAACTACAGGCAATGTTGTTAAGGACGACAGCTCGGCAAAAATTGAAGAACCTCTTCACAACTCTCAACTACTGCTGCAACCTCTTGTCTATCCTACGAACAACGAGAATTCTGAAGGCAATACCAATCCTTTACCTAATCAAATCAACGAAATCTATAGGAGCTTACATCTTGTACATCCCACCACCCAACAACGCTCTCAATCTCCAGATGTTAGCGAAGAGGGCGCTGTTCTCTTTGCCGTGGAGATACCGAAGCCCATCTACCGCTTTTTCAAGTCCGTCTTTGGTGTCTTCTCTTATTGA
- the LOC133846302 gene encoding uncharacterized protein LOC133846302 isoform X2, with translation MHIQRLAILLLMVTAAQANAIQKSIQHPKEIKQQVQPEQTKISNEVPVLVEQGNSIVKQELPISQTVSSAARPQKLNPKPQSNLISEETAPVERKPTNTAIKTEQPAAKVPEKQPNVSVKDEVGVLPSVAEKAAPVERKPTNTAIKTAQPAVKEQEKQPNVNAKDQHKLPNNIPVAPAGTVGALPPVASVPLTDVVASSVAAKLPVVPAAPVAVKAPDAPKANAAAAIHEQPAAPVVVKTSAALNSHVAPAVPKQQLTNAIPKLEVMVAVAPEAPTSLVVDAAPVALKVDDASIIPVVEEQKKLNNVFSKGQASHVASGVTAGLVAKEQQKLPSVISSKLASPVVFVSKDQQKDSSVVPTQVAKETLTHDKHEEQLVLKGEQKQIQGEKFENTDQKVLCFRFGQLVIKWLWQQVRKQQ, from the exons ATG CATATTCAACGCCTTGCGATTCTTCTGCTGATGGTAACTGCTGCCCAGGCGAATGCCATTCAAAAATCCATACAACATCCCAAAGAAATAAAGCAGCAAGTGCAGCCGGAGCAGACGAAAATTTCCAATGAAGTGCCAGTTCTTGTTGAGCAAGGCAATTCTATTGTCAAACAGGAGTTGCCAATATCCCAGACAGTCTCTTCTGCTGCTAGACCCCAAAAGCTGAATCCTAAGCCGCAATCCAATTTGATCTCAGAAGAAACGGCGCCAGTTGAACGGAAACCTACTAATACGGCTATCAAGACTGAACAGCCTGCTGCCAAGGTACCAGAGAAGCAACCCAATGTCAGTGTTAAGGATGAAGTTGGAGTCCTTCCATCTGTAGCAGAAAAAGCTGCGCCAGTTGAGCGGAAACCTACTAATACGGCTATTAAGACTGCACAGCCTGCTGTCAAGGAACAAGAGAAACAGCCAAATGTTAATGCTAAGGATCAGCACAAACTACCTAATAATATTCCTGTAGCACCTGCTGGTACAGTTGGAGCTTTGCCACCTGTAGCTTCTGTGCCTCTTACAGATGTTGTGGCATCTTCTGTCGCAGCAAAGCTTCCTGTGGTACCTGCAGCTCCTGTTGCAGTTAAAGCTCCAGATGCACCTAAAGCCAATGCGGCTGCGGCTATTCATGAACAGCCTGCAGCTCCTGTTGTAGTTAAAACTTCGGCAGCACTTAATTCCCATGTCGCTCCGGCTGTTCCTAAACAGCAACTCACCAATGCGATTCCAAAACTAGAGGTTATGGTTGCAGTGGCACCTGAAGCTCCTACCTCTCTAGTTGTTGATGCAGCTCCTGTAGCTCTCAAGGTTGATGACGCTTCTATCATTCCTGTAGTCGAGGAACAGAAGAAGCTCAATAATGTGTTTTCCAAAGGACAAGCCTCACATGTAGCTTCTGGTGTTACTGCAGGACTCGTGGCTAAGGAACAGCAGAAGTTACCCAGCGTGATTTCGAGCAAACTAGCCTCTCCTGTAGTTTTCGTTTCCAAGGACCAGCAGAAAGATTCCAGTGTTGTACCCACGCAAGTTGCGAAGGAAACCTTGACGCACGATAAGCACGAGGAACAGCTTGTATTGAAAGGCGAGCAAAAGCAGATTCAGGGTGAAAAGTTTGAAAATACTGACCAAAAAGTG CTTTGTTTCAGATTCGGCCAGCTCGTCATCAAATGGTTATGGCAACAAGTACGGAAACAGCAATAA